CTGCCGGTCATGTTCGTCGTCGGCTGGCCCATCCACCGCATCGGCTGGCGGGCCCTGGCCAACCGCTCCGCGGAAATGAACAGCCTTATTACGCTGGGCACCACGGCTGCCTTCGGCTACAGCCTGGTCGTGACCTTTGCCCCGCAGCTTCTTCCGCCGGATGTGCGCGAGGTGTACTACGAGGTGGTGTCCTTCATTATCACGGTGATCCTGCTGGGCCGCGTGGTGGAGGCCCGGGCCCGTGCGGGCACGGGTAACGCCATCCGTTCACTCGTGGCGCTCACGCCCGCGACGGCGAAGGTGCTGCGGGGCGGACAGGAAATTGAGACGGCCGTCGAAGACGTCCAGCCGGGGGATGAGATCCGCGTCCGGCCAGGTGAAAAGATCCCGGTCGACGGCGAGGTGATCGATGGCCGCTCGGCGGTGGACGAGTCGATGGTTACCGGTGAGAGCGTGCCCGTGACCAAGCAGGTCGGGGACATTGTCATCGGCGCGACCGTTAACAGCACCGGCGTTTTCACGATGCGCGCCACCCGGGTCGGGGCCGACACTGCGCTGGCACAGATCATCAGGCTCGTCCAGGAAGCCCAGAGCTCTAAAGCGCCGATCCAACGGCTGGCCGACGCTGTATCGGGTTACTTCGTGCCCGCCGTCGTTTTCATTGCAATAATAACTTTCGTCCTGTGGTTCACGGTGGGCGATTCCCTGTCCTTGGCCGTCGTTGCCGCCGTCAGCGTGCTGATCATCGCCTGCCCCTGTGCGCTGGGGCTCGCCACTCCGCTGTCGATCATGGTCGCCAGCGGCAAGGGCGCCTCCCTCGGGGTCCTCGTCAAGAGCGCCGCCGCCCTGGAAACAGTGCACAAGCTTCACACCGTCGTGCTGGACAAAACGGGGACGCTGACCCGCGGGAAGCCGGCCTTGACAGACACCGCCCCCGCCCAGGGCTTCGACGCCGGCGAGCTGTTGCGCCTCGCTGGGGCAGCGGAAGCGAACAGCGAACATCCCCTTGCCGCGGCCATCGTCAGCGGTGCCCGCGAAAAAGCCGGGAACCTTCCGCAGGCAACGGCTTTCGACTCGGTCACCGGCAAGGGCATCCGTGCCACAGTGGAAAACCGGGAGGTGCTGGTCGGGAACTCCCTGCTCCTCTCCGATGCCGGCATCAACATTTCGGGGCTGCAGCCTGACGCCGAACGTTTCGCACATGAGGGCAAAACCGCGATGTATGCGGCCATCGACGGACAGCCAGCCGGTGTCCTCGCCGTCGCAGACACCCTCAAACCCGACTCCGTCGAGGCCGTCGCGGAACTGCGCCGGCGCGGACTTGAGGTGGTCATGATCACCGGGGACAACCGGGCCACGGCTGAAGCGATCGCCCGGCAGACAGGCATCGAACGCGTCCTTGCCGACGTGCTGCCCCAGGACAAGTCAGCTGAAATCCGTTCGCTTCAGGACGAGGGAAAGCTCGTGGCCATGGTCGGTGATGGCATCAATGACGCCCCCGCCCTGGCTCAGGCCGATGTCGGGATCGCTATCGGAACCGGAACCGACGTGGCCATCGAGGCCGCAGACGTGACGCTCATGTCCGGGGAGCTGTCCGGACTGGGCAAGACTGTCGCCCTGTCCCGGGCCACCATGCGCAACATTCGGCAAAACCTCGTGCTCGCCTTCGGTTACAACACCGCAGCCATCCCCCTCGCGGCCGGGCTGCTCTACCCGTGGACCGGAGCGCTGCTCTCGCCCATGGTCGCCGGCGCCGCCATGGCGCTCTCCAGCATCAGCGTAGTAGTCAACTCCAGCCGCCTAAATGCCTTCAAGGCACCAACAGAAGGGAAACAAAGCCGATGACAACGACAGGGAAAACCCGCCCGCGCAGCGTGCAATCGGGTAGCGCCGGGAAGGAGAAAACGGCATGTTCGACTGTGACACTGACGGCACGATGATGGGAATGATGGGCCCTGGCGGAATGATGGGCGGCGGCATGATGGTCTTCGGGATCCTACTGACGTTGGCGCTGTTCGCCTTAGCAGTCCTTGGTATCTGGGCTCTCATTGTTTGGCTGCGGAACAATCGGGCTGCCGCCACGGTGTCAGCCCCGGCCGGAGGTAACCGGGCCCGGGAGGTGCTGGAGGAACGGTACGCGCGGGGCGAACTGACCACTGAAGAATATCGGGAACGGCGTGAAGTCATCGGCGGGTAGGCCCGGAAGATCCTCCGCCGCACACGCGATCCCACCCCAGTGAGCGACGATGCCTAGTGAGCTATACATCCGATCTAAGTGGTGCTGGAGATTTGCCCGTGAGCGGTGCATCTGAGACCTCGAAGGCCAAGCGAGCCTTCGGGGCCTCAACTGCAAGTAATAGGTGAACAACAACGAGAAAGCGAATAAATGTATGAATGACGATGCTATGGATATGACGTCTATGGAAACTGCACTACCTGGCTGGTTGACCCCGGTGTCCTGGTTCTTTGTCGCGGTGGGAGTAATCAGTGCAGCGCTGGTGCTGTACGACATTTACGGTCGGCGCCGCCACCAGCCCAACGCTGCCATGGGATTCGTGTGGCCGGTTTCGGCCCTATACCTCGGGCCCTTCGGCCTCTGGCTCTACAACCATTGGGGTAAGAACGCTTCGCGGGGCAGGGGCGAGCAGACGGAAGACCTACACAGGAGAACACTCGCAGGTGGAGTCCCAGGCGGAGCAGCTGCGACCGTGGGACACTTCATCGGGGTTCCACTCGTGGTGGCCAGCGGACTCACTATCGCAGGAACGAACCTGTGGGTACTGATTATTGTCATCGCTTTGCTGGCCATCGCATTGCTGTTCGCCTTTGAGTACTTTTTTGCGTCCGCAGACCGGCACGGCCCGACGGGAAAGAGTGCCGGTACCGCCTTGCTGACCGCCGTCGTCACTGTCCTCGCCTTCGACATCGGCATGGGCGGATGGATGCTTTCCATGCACTTCGGCAATTTCATGCCGGCCCCTACCGACATCAGCTTCTTCTTCCTCATGCAAATCGGCCTGGTTCTAGGTTTCTTCACCGCATACCCGGCCGTCCGCTGGCTCATCCAGCGTCGCGTCAAAGTCGTCTCGCTGTAGTCGTTGCGGATGCAAGGCGAGGAGTTTTATGGCAGGGCCTGCGGTGTGCTGAACAGTGCGTCATGCGCCGGGCCCGCCGCCGATGCAGGCAAGCTTGCAACGAGCCGCGGCAGCCGCCGACGCAATCTCTCGGTAATCGCCAACAGCTAGCAATCTCTCGGTAATCGCCAACAGCTAACAGAACCTTCTTTGGCAGGTAGAGAGGCTTTTTCAAGCCTCTCCCCCGGGCTGATTTCAAGGGCCGATAACGGATATTCCGTTAAGCTGTGACGGTGAGCATCGGCCGGTTCAGCCAGGTAACAGGCGGGCGGTCTGGTTCCTGGCGAAAAGGCCTGCCCGGCTGGCGGGGATGAGCCACTGGGCTGCCAGGGTGTGGCCGCGTTGACGGGACCGGCTGGTTTTTCGGTGGCTGGATTCGTAGCGCAGCAGCGCGGTCGCCGGATCGTGGGGGGATTCGGCCAGGAAGTCAGCGAGCGTGAATGCCCCTTGCATGGCCAGACTGGAACCATCGCCGAACAGCGAAACGCAGGATGCGGCGTCCCCTAGCAGGCCCACACGTCCCCAGGACCAGCTGGGTATCCTCACTTGACTGATGGCGTCGAAGTACAAGTCGTCCGCGGCGCTCACTTGCTCGTGCAGACCCGGCAGTTCCGGCACATTCCAATTCATGCCGCCATAGGCGCTGAGGACAACGCGCTTTTGATCTTGAAGGTCTCGGTAATCGGCGCGTGGATGGGGCGGAGCGCGGAAGATGAAGCCAACTCCTGCGGTGCCGAGGACGGGATGTACTGTCAGCGACCTTCCTGGGCGGTTGTACATCAGCACGGTGTAGGGATCCGTAGCTGCCCGGCCGAGCGACATCGTAGCGATGTAGAGGCCGAGCGGGCGCACGCAGCGATCTTCAGGGCCAAAGATTAGCTCCCGGACCCTGGAATGCAGCCCGTCGGCGCCGATGACGAGGTCGAAGCGGCGCGGTCGGGACTGAGCAAAGGCAACGTTGACGCCGCCGAGTTCGGTGTACAACGCGGTGATTGAGTCACCGAACAGGAATTCAACATCGTCCTGTGCTGCCTCGCAAAGAATGCAGGCGAGGTCTGCCCGGGATATCTCGACGTCATCTCCCCGAGGCCTGCCAATCCGAATCGGTCCGATCCGATGTCCTGTTGGTGTTACCAAGGCAAGGTCCGGGGCGCGGGTACTGCGTTCCTTGAGGCGCTCCAGGACACCCATACTCCGCGCAACCTCGGTCGCCAGCCCATGGACATCCACAGGGGCGCCGCTGGAGGGCAACCCCTGGGCACGCTCGACAACCGAAACCTGAAAGCCATATCGGGCCAGCCAGAACGCGAGCGTCGAACCAGCTATGCCAGCCCCGCAGATCAGGACTCTTACTTGTCCCATGCATGTGAGCGTAGTGCACCGTTCCTCAGCCCCCTACAGCCAAACGACCTTCGTCCACGCCGCAAGATTTCGCCGCTCGTGCGGACACTTGGAAAAAGCCTGTCAACGGCAACTTAGAAATGACCGGTGGCGGCAGGTGTTTGACCGGTCGCGGCAAGTATTTTTGGACAGGGTCAGGCGCCCCGGGCGTGCCGGGTTTCGGGGCGCCTGTCCAGGTTTTGGGTTAGCTCATGGGGCGGGTTCCTTTCTCGTTTTGGGCTTGCATGAGCCGGACGGACTCGCCGCTGGTTTGGCAGAGGTGGGCGTGGTGGAGGAGCCGGTCTACGGTCGCGGTGGCGATGGTTTTGGGCATGAGCTCATCGAACCCGGAGGGGTGCATGTTCGAGCTGATCGCGAGAGACCATTCTTGTAGGAGGCTTCCACGATGCGGTAGAAGCCTTCGGCGGCGTCGGCGGAGCACCGGCAGGAGACCTATGTCATCGATGCAGATCAAAGCACGTTGGTGGCGCGGGTGATGGCTTTGTTGACGCTGTCATCGATGCGGTGCCGGCGCACGAGGGCGCCGAGGTCTTCCATGCTGCGGGTAAGGGAGGGGCGGTGCCAGCGGTCTTTCTCCAGCATAATGCCGTAAGGGACGTCGGTGCTGGCTTCCACGGTGAACAGCGATCGGCTCCGGCGGATGATCAGAATCCCGCGCCGGTCGCCGGGTGCTGCGGCTGCGCGGACCTGTTCCACGGCGCGGTCCAGGCCGTCCTGCAAAGATTCCTGGCTTTCGGCAATCACCTGGAGGAACCTGGGTTTTGGCGGACCGGGATGGGGGCATCGGGTGCAGTAGCGGTCATAGGCAACGTTTCCCTCCATCTGTTCCGGTGCGGCCTTGCGCACGGAGACGGTTCTTGTTCAGCTTCAGACCTAGCGGGGTGCCGTTATTCCCTGGTTCGGACGGAAAAACCAGGATGCTGTGCCGTGATCTGACGCCCGTTAGGCCTCCAACAGCATCGACGTTTCCCGGAACCGAAGCTTCCGATCTCCCTGATTGTGTCAAGCCCGTGATAGCTTGGCCCCCGCCGGTCAGGCGACGGATCGCACTGCGCGGCCGTCGAAGGGTGAGATCGCTCCGACATCTCACAAAGGAAAAACTCTATGAGGGGGTGGGCCCGGACGTTATATTGATGCCCGGATTAACATGCGTCCTTGGCCGGCGCTGACCTTGGGGGACCGTCATTTCTGTTCAGTACTTTTGTTGCGAATGCGGCCGTCCGGCCGCTCAAATCCGACGCGGTACCCGGTCGATCCTCCCCGCGAAGACCAGCCGTCCGCCCCGATCTGGTGCTGCCCCGACCCTTGGTGTCCCAACTCGATCGGGCGGCTCAACGGCCGGCTCGGATTCCGCCCGAAAGACAGTACCCGACAGGACATCTGCCAACGATGAACCCATCCGTGCCGAAGCACGCGCAGCCACCGGCCGGGCAGGCGG
The window above is part of the Pseudarthrobacter sp. NS4 genome. Proteins encoded here:
- a CDS encoding SHOCT domain-containing protein, which codes for MFDCDTDGTMMGMMGPGGMMGGGMMVFGILLTLALFALAVLGIWALIVWLRNNRAAATVSAPAGGNRAREVLEERYARGELTTEEYRERREVIGG
- a CDS encoding ATP-binding protein gives rise to the protein MLRRRRRRLLPHRGSLLQEWSLAISSNMHPSGFDELMPKTIATATVDRLLHHAHLCQTSGESVRLMQAQNEKGTRPMS
- a CDS encoding FAD-dependent monooxygenase is translated as MGQVRVLICGAGIAGSTLAFWLARYGFQVSVVERAQGLPSSGAPVDVHGLATEVARSMGVLERLKERSTRAPDLALVTPTGHRIGPIRIGRPRGDDVEISRADLACILCEAAQDDVEFLFGDSITALYTELGGVNVAFAQSRPRRFDLVIGADGLHSRVRELIFGPEDRCVRPLGLYIATMSLGRAATDPYTVLMYNRPGRSLTVHPVLGTAGVGFIFRAPPHPRADYRDLQDQKRVVLSAYGGMNWNVPELPGLHEQVSAADDLYFDAISQVRIPSWSWGRVGLLGDAASCVSLFGDGSSLAMQGAFTLADFLAESPHDPATALLRYESSHRKTSRSRQRGHTLAAQWLIPASRAGLFARNQTARLLPG
- a CDS encoding heavy metal translocating P-type ATPase encodes the protein MNIVDLVVILGGAALIGFLAWYFFAPRRAVSAELHGGVQQVDIAVRGGYSPDLVRVTAGVPVRLRFNRQDNSDCTSRVVFPDLRKSVSLAAFDTTAVDLLVEEPGEYPWACGMNMLHGRLIVESADGGTAAGTENAGRGGAPLPASQAAAARDRGGETARAVGVGPMVEWQGGPVRADFMLPGALSSLPRDSGPAEAELRGIAGVDSATVNFGAERAVVLYDPTQAEVKALEQVAKATGFPARLRAEPGSSGTEDAEAAAREDELKDLRWRVGLGTVLTLPVLYAVMGEHFLGDQYVPDILQSPLTQLLLTLPVMFVVGWPIHRIGWRALANRSAEMNSLITLGTTAAFGYSLVVTFAPQLLPPDVREVYYEVVSFIITVILLGRVVEARARAGTGNAIRSLVALTPATAKVLRGGQEIETAVEDVQPGDEIRVRPGEKIPVDGEVIDGRSAVDESMVTGESVPVTKQVGDIVIGATVNSTGVFTMRATRVGADTALAQIIRLVQEAQSSKAPIQRLADAVSGYFVPAVVFIAIITFVLWFTVGDSLSLAVVAAVSVLIIACPCALGLATPLSIMVASGKGASLGVLVKSAAALETVHKLHTVVLDKTGTLTRGKPALTDTAPAQGFDAGELLRLAGAAEANSEHPLAAAIVSGAREKAGNLPQATAFDSVTGKGIRATVENREVLVGNSLLLSDAGINISGLQPDAERFAHEGKTAMYAAIDGQPAGVLAVADTLKPDSVEAVAELRRRGLEVVMITGDNRATAEAIARQTGIERVLADVLPQDKSAEIRSLQDEGKLVAMVGDGINDAPALAQADVGIAIGTGTDVAIEAADVTLMSGELSGLGKTVALSRATMRNIRQNLVLAFGYNTAAIPLAAGLLYPWTGALLSPMVAGAAMALSSISVVVNSSRLNAFKAPTEGKQSR
- a CDS encoding DUF4396 domain-containing protein, with product METALPGWLTPVSWFFVAVGVISAALVLYDIYGRRRHQPNAAMGFVWPVSALYLGPFGLWLYNHWGKNASRGRGEQTEDLHRRTLAGGVPGGAAATVGHFIGVPLVVASGLTIAGTNLWVLIIVIALLAIALLFAFEYFFASADRHGPTGKSAGTALLTAVVTVLAFDIGMGGWMLSMHFGNFMPAPTDISFFFLMQIGLVLGFFTAYPAVRWLIQRRVKVVSL